In the Populus trichocarpa isolate Nisqually-1 chromosome 1, P.trichocarpa_v4.1, whole genome shotgun sequence genome, one interval contains:
- the LOC7456228 gene encoding F-box/kelch-repeat protein At3g27150 — MSKGKELGSEDGRGDVSRNDPDPSKKRMLAEDSGNSSWIASNSPPMKKIGVCEISRGGSGCYNFFCSNGRVGDSSNVKPQDTDYSYAPQLSDELENLILARVPRSEYWKFPNVNKRILSLVKSGELFKIRREIGVRESSVFIFATGDKSWWAFDRQFCSRRKLPDLPADCCFSFGDKESLCAGTHLIISGREIEGVVVWRYELETNSWNKGPSMINPRCLFASASCGAFAFVAGGVTGTGVDVLNSAEKYNPDTKSWEDLPRMRQRRKLCSGCFMDNKFYVIGGRNEEGNVLTCAEAYDEDKKAWDLIPDMLEDTPIATFQSPPLIAVVNNELYALEPSSNQLKVYLKRSRTWKKLGAVPVRADSNKGWGVAFKSLGNELLVIGASTSTVSYSGDGMAIYTCRPDSEAEELQWRPLECGKNRLSNFILNCSVMVA, encoded by the coding sequence ATGTCCAAAGGAAAAGAGTTGGGGAGTGAAGATGGAAGAGGGGATGTGAGCAGAAATGATCCTGATCCTAGTAAGAAAAGGATGCTGGCAGAGGACTCTGGCAATAGCTCTTGGATTGCTTCTAATAGCCCCCCGATGAAAAAGATTGGTGTTTGTGAAATTAGTAGAGGAGGATCGGGGtgttataatttcttttgcagCAATGGTAGAGTTGGTGATTCGTCAAATGTAAAACCTCAGGATACAGATTACTCCTATGCTCCCCAACTAAGTGATGAGTTAGAGAATCTGATTTTGGCAAGAGTTCCAAGATCAGAGTACTGGAAGTTTCCAAACGTGAACAAGCGGATACTCTCTCTTGTAAAGAGTGGTGAGCTCTTTAAGATTAGGAGGGAAATTGGTGTTAGAGAAtcatctgtttttatttttgcaaccGGGGACAAAAGTTGGTGGGCATTTGATAGACAATTCTGTTCTCGCAGGAAACTTCCAGATCTACCAGCAGACTGTTGTTTCTCTTTTGGAGATAAGGAATCCCTTTGTGCAGGGACCCATCTGATTATTTCAGGCAGGGAGATAGAGGGGGTTGTTGTTTGGAGATATGAATTGGAAACAAACAGCTGGAATAAGGGTCCTTCCATGATCAATCCTAGGTGTTTGTTTGCGTCTGCATCCTGTGGTGCCTTTGCTTTTGTAGCTGGTGGAGTGACCGGCACTGGTGTTGATGTTCTAAATTCTGCAGAGAAATATAATCCAGATACTAAATCATGGGAAGACCTTCCAAGGATGCGGCAAAGAAGAAAGCTTTGCTCTGGTTGTTTCATGGATAACAAATTTTATGTGATTGGAGGACGGAACGAGGAGGGAAATGTTCTGACTTGTGCTGAAGCCTATGATGAGGATAAAAAGGCATGGGACCTGATCCCAGACATGTTGGAGGATACACCAATCGCTACTTTCCAATCTCCACCCCTCATTGCTGTTGTGAACAATGAGCTTTACGCCCTTGAGCCTTCATCAAACCAGTTGAAGGTATACTTGAAAAGGAGCAGAACATGGAAGAAATTAGGAGCAGTGCCGGTAAGAGCAGATTCTAACAAAGGATGGGGTGTAGCCTTCAAGTCTCTGGGCAATGAACTACTTGTAATAGGTGCATCTACATCCACAGTTTCTTATTCCGGGGATGGCATGGCTATATACACCTGCAGACCTGATTCTGAAGCTGAAGAATTGCAATGGAGGCCTCTTGAGTGTGGCAAAAACAGGCTGAGTAACTTTATATTGAACTGCTCTGTTATGGTAGCTTGA
- the LOC7456227 gene encoding 30S ribosomal protein S21, chloroplastic yields MATSLSLPNFLSFFSPSNPPPKTPVPPPQLSFSTPQAQKYKSLLFSQENDGGHCGSLSTELSSVVCPSLAYSNTLFFKSAYNVQVVVEDNEPEERLLNRFRREVMRAGVIQECKRRRFHENKQEEKKRKVREAHKRNRRRRPQMRGPFQNKPEASPSKKNDDDDDNWEMPEGDASF; encoded by the exons ATGGCTACCTCTTTATCTCTCCCAAACTTCCTCTCCTTCTTCTCACCTTCAAACCCACCTCCCAAAACCCCGGTGCCACCACCCCAACTCTCCTTTTCCACGCCGCAAGCTCAAAAGTACAAGTCTTTATTGTTTTCCCAAGAGAATGATGGTGGTCACTGTGGTTCTTTATCGACTGAATTGTCATCAGTTGTGTGCCCTTCACTTGCTTATTCAAATACCCTTTTCTTTAAATCAGCATATAATGTGCAGGTCGTTGTGGAAGATAATGAGCCTGAAGAGAGGTTGCTGAATAGGTTCAGGAGAGAAGTCATGAGAGCTGGTGTTATTCAAGAGTGTAAGAGAAGGAGGTTTCATGAGaacaaacaagaagagaagaaacgTAAGGTCCGTGAAGCTCATAAGCGTAATCGAAGAAG GCGCCCCCAGATGAGAGGCCCATTCCAAAACAAGCCAGAAGCATCTCCAAGCAAgaagaatgatgatgatgacgataaCTGGGAAATGCCTGAAGGAGACGCTTCTTTTTGA
- the LOC7456226 gene encoding chloride channel protein CLC-b, producing MEADSSQLAEATAGHNLEVGEEGRDPESNTLHQPLLKRNRTLSSNPLALVGAKVSHIESLDYEINENDLFKHDWRSRSKVQVLQYIFWKWTLAFLVGLLTGLIATFINLAVENIAGYKILAVVHFIENKRYLTGLVYFTGANLLLTLFASVLCVCFAPTAAGPGIPEIKAYLNGVDTPNMFGVTTLIVKIFGSIGAVSAGLDLGKEGPLVHIGSCIASLLGQGGPDNYRLKWRWLRYFNNDRDRRDIITCGASSGVCAAFRSPVGGVLFALEEVATWWRSALLWRTFFSTAVVVVILRTFIEICNSGKCGLFGKGGLIMFDVSDVVVTYHVMDVIPITIIGILGGILGSLYNYLLHKVLVVYNLINQKGRIHKLLLALTVSIFTSVCLYGLPFLAKCQPCDPSVQEICPTNSRSGNFKQFNCPDGHYNDLATLLFTTNDDAVRNIFSSNALKEFQPASLLIFFVLYCILGLFTFGIAVPSGLFLPIILMGSAYGRLLGIAMGSYTKIDQGLYAVLGAASLMAGSMRMTVSLCVIFLELTNNLLLLPITMIVLLISKTVGDSFNPSIYEIILDLKGLPFLDANPEPWMRNLTVAELADAKPPVVTLCGVEKVSRIVEVLENTTHNGFPVVDEGVVPLMGLATGATELHGLILRAHLVQVLKKKWFLPEKRRTEEWEVREKFDWVELAERDGTIEEVAVTRNEMEMYVDLHPLTNTTPYTVVESMSVAKAMVLFRQVGLRHMLILPKYQAAGVPPVVGILTRQDLRAHNILLAFPHLQGSKSREKKH from the exons ATGGAGGCAGATTCAAGCCAATTGGCAGAAGCAACAGCAGGTCATAACTTGGAAGTTGGTGAAGAAGGAAGAGACCCAGAAAGCAATACACTTCACCAGCCACTCCTCAAGAGAAATAGGACACTATCTTCTAATCCACTAGCCTTGGTTGGAGCCAAGGTCTCACATATAGAGAGTTTGGATTACGA GATCAATGAGAATGATCTTTTCAAGCACGATTGGAGAAGCAGATCCAAAGTTCAAGTCTTGCAGTATATATTCTGGAAATGGACATTGGCCTTTCTTGTTGGACTTTTAACTGGATTAATTGCAACCTTCATCAATCTTGCAGTTGAGAACATTGCTGGTTACAAGATTCTTGCTGTGGTTCACTTTATAGAGAATAAAAG GTATTTGACAGGGCTAGTCTACTTCACAGGGGCTAATCTTCTCTTAACCTTATTTGCTTCCGTCCTGTGCGTGTGTTTTGCACCAACTGCAGCAGGGCCTGGTATACCTGAAATCAAAGCTTATCTCAATGGAGTTGATACTCCTAACATGTTTGGGGTTACAACATTGATCGTTAAG ATATTTGGAAGCATAGGAGCTGTCTCTGCTGGACTTGATTTAGGGAAAGAAGGGCCTCTGGTGCACATTGGCAGCTGCATTGCTTCCTTGTTAGGCCAAGGGGGACCTGATAATTACCGACTCAAGTGGCGCTGGCTTCGTTATTTCAACAATGACAGAGACCGCCGAGATATCATCACCTGCGGTGCTTCCTCGGGTGTTTGTGCAGCTTTCCGTTCCCCAGTGGGTGGTGTCCTCTTTGCTCTTGAAGAGGTAGCAACATGGTGGAGGAGTGCACTCCTCTGGAGAACTTTCTTCAGCACAGCAGTAGTTGTGGTAATCCTCAGGACTTTCATTGAAATATGCAATTCAGGGAAGTGTGGACTGTTTGGAAAAGGAGGGCTGATAATGTTCGATGTGAGCGATGTTGTGGTGACATACCATGTGATGGATGTCATCCCTATCACCATAATTGGCATACTTGGAGGAATTCTGGGAAGCCTCTACAATTACCTTCTCCACAAGGTCCTTGTAGTCTACAATCTCATCAACCA GAAGGGAAGAATACATAAGCTCCTTCTCGCCCTAACTGTTTCAATCTTTACCTCAGTGTGTCTATATGGCTTACCTTTCCTTGCCAAGTGCCAACCTTGTGATCCCTCTGTACAAGAGATCTGCCCTACTAATTCCCGGTCAGGCAACTTCAAGCAATTCAACTGTCCAGATGGCCACTATAATGACCTTGCTACTCTCCTTTTCACAACAAATGATGATGCCGTTCGAAACATCTTCTCTTCCAATGCTCTTAAGGAGTTTCAGCCTGCATCCCTCCTAATTTTCTTTGTACTCTATTGCATCCTAGGACTATTTACCTTCGGCATTGCTGTGCCTTCAGGACTTTTCCTCCCCATCATCCTTATGGGCTCAGCTTATGGCCGTCTGCTTGGTATTGCCATGGGGTCCTATACCAAAATTGATCAAGGGCTTTATGCTGTTCTTGGTGCAGCCTCCCTCATGGCTGGATCGATGAGGATGACTGTTTCACTCTGTGTGATTTTCCTTGAACTCACCAACAACCTCCTATTACTTCCCATAACAATGATAGTTCTCCTTATATCCAAAACTGTTGGAGACAGCTTTAATCCAAGCATCTATGAAATTATTCTGGATCTAAAAGGCCTGCCTTTCTTGGACGCGAACCCTGAGCCATGGATGAGAAATCTCACTGTTGCTGAGCTTGCTGATGCCAAACCACCAGTAGTCACTCTTTGTGGAGTTGAAAAGGTATCCCGGATTGTTGAAGTCCTCGAAAACACCACGCATAATGGATTCCCAGTTGTAGACGAAGGAGTGGTGCCACTTATGGGGCTGGCCACTGGGGCAACAGAACTACATGGCCTGATCCTGAGAGCTCACCTAGTTCAAGTGCTGAAGAAAAAGTGGTTCTTGCCAGAGAAAAGAAGAACAGAGGAATGGGAAGTAAGAGAGAAATTTGACTGGGTTGAGCTAGCTGAGAGGGATGGAACAATTGAAGAGGTGGCTGTGACAAGGAATGAGATGGAAATGTATGTTGACTTGCATCCTCTCACCAACACAACCCCTTACACAGTCGTGGAGAGCATGTCAGTAGCAAAAGCCATGGTGCTCTTCAGGCAGGTGGGACTTCGCCATATGCTCATTCTACCCAAGTATCAAGCAGCTGGG GTCCCTCCAGTGGTTGGGATACTGACCAGGCAGGATTTAAGAGCACATAACATCTTGCTTGCCTTTCCTCATTTGCAAGGATCCAAAAGCAGAGAAAAGAAGCACTAG
- the LOC7495775 gene encoding V-type proton ATPase subunit D, with amino-acid sequence MSGSGQRLNVVPTVTVLGVVKARLVGATRGHALLKKKSDALTVQFRQILKKIVSTKESMGDKMKASSFALTEAKYVAGENIKHTVLENVQTATLKVRSRQENVAGVKLPKFDYFHEGETKNDLTGLARGGQQVQACRAAYVKAIEVLVELASLQTSFMTLDTAIKTTNRRVNALENVVKPRLENTITYIKGELDELEREDFFRLKKIQGFKKREIERQLAAAKQFAEGQVAEKVSLQKGISLNSAQNMLSASEKDEDIIF; translated from the coding sequence ATGTCAGGTTCAGGTCAGCGCTTGAATGTGGTTCCTACTGTTACAGTGCTTGGAGTTGTGAAAGCTCGCCTTGTTGGTGCTACAAGAGGTCATGCTCTTCTCAAGAAGAAGAGTGATGCTTTAACTGTGCAGTTCCGGCAGATTCTCAAGAAGATTGTCTCTACAAAAGAATCAATGGGAGATAAAATGAAAGCCTCCTCATTTGCTTTAACTGAAGCAAAGTATGTCGCTGGTGAGAACATCAAGCATACTGTCCTTGAGAATGTCCAAACTGCAACTCTTAAAGTCCGATCTCGGCAAGAGAATGTTGCTGGTGTTAAGCTTCCTAAGTTCGACTATTTCCATGAAGGTGAGACTAAGAATGACCTCACTGGATTGGCAAGAGGTGGCCAACAGGTTCAGGCCTGTCGTGCTGCTTATGTGAAAGCTATCGAGGTTCTTGTTGAGCTTGCTTCACTTCAGACATCATTTATGACGCTTGATACGGCTATCAAGACCACAAATCGTAGGGTCAATGCACTGGAGAATGTTGTGAAGCCAAGATTGGAGAATACTATAACCTACATCAAGGGGGAGTTGGATGAGCTTGAAAGAGAAGATTTCTTCAGATTGAAGAAGATACAGGGTTTCAAGAAGAGGGAAATTGAGAGACAGCTTGCTGCTGCCAAGCAGTTTGCCGAGGGACAGGTTGCTGAGAAAGTTTCCTTGCAGAAAGGGATTTCATTAAATTCAGCTCAAAACATGTTGTCTGCTTCAGAGAAGGATGAGGATATAATTTTCTGA
- the LOC18095261 gene encoding uncharacterized protein LOC18095261 isoform X2 → MPLCLLPNRLLPLPYCPLITCHASPAALRSSPSSPPPTLPNLLNNTTPVPSLSCALQCPHFQSCSGCTHELNLHRPIIVDEADQFFKSVGVSDFDFDSSRLWGWRSRAKLAVRGSSMKPLIGLYEEGTHNVVDIPHCKAHHPNINAAVELLRQGVTKLNIEPYDEDEGTGELRYVQMAVTTYNTSLPAPERYKNGKVQVSLVWNSRNENSHNFEKLNALANFLWRNGGPKSDVRFIHSVWANFQTSTNNIIFGNRWRHLLGESGFWEHAGGIDVSLSPSSFGQANTRAFDILLRKLQKYVPYGASVTDLYAGAGAIGLSLAATRKCRSVKCVEVNKESKLSFEKTVERLPNYVDSSISWHLADTSVEPLSWLMGSEVVVVDPPRKGLDASLLDVLRTISSLERKAKSAPESSYSKVKDEKRPWVLRAMKDSVQIGSKPALEGSESLPQTLIYISCGWESFKEDCKSLLSSKKWRLEKAHGFNFFPGTQSIEILAVFKRGQRAGLKKKKSGKKKKRL, encoded by the exons ATGCCTCTGTGCCTCCTCCCTAACCGCCTGTTACCTTTACCTTACTGTCCTCTCATCACCTGCCACGCGTCACCAGCGGCACTCCGTTCCTCTCCCTCCTCGCCACCACCAACACTCCCTAACCTCCTCAACAACACAACCCCCGTCCCCTCCCTATCCTGCGCCCTCCAGTGTCCTCACTTCCAATC CTGCTCTGGTTGCACGCATGAACTCAATCTCCACCGTCCGATTATCGTCGACGAGGCTGATCAATTTTTTAAGAGTGTAGGAGTTTCAGATTTCGATTTTGATAGCAGTAGACTg TGGGGATGGAGGAGTCGGGCAAAACTGGCCGTTCGTGGTTCCTCGATGAAGCCGCTGATTGGGCTTTATGAAGAAGGCACTCATAACGTAGTAGACATCCCCCATTGTAAag CTCATCATCCGAATATTAATGCGGCCGTTGAACTGCTGAGACAAG GTGTTACTAAGTTGAATATCGAGCCATACGATGAAGATGAGGGGACAGGCGAATTGCGATATGTTCAG ATGGCCGTGACGACTTACAATACGTCTCTTCCTGCCCCAGAGAGATATAAAAATG GTAAGGTGCAGGTCTCCTTAGTTTGGAATTCGAGAAATGAGAATTctcataattttgaaaaattaaatgccTTGGCTAAT TTTTTATGGAGGAATGGGGGACCAAAGAGTGACGTCAGGTTTATTCACTCTGTATGGGCTAACTTTCAGACATCAACAAACAAT ATTATTTTTGGCAATAGATGGAGGCATCTTTTAGGAGAAAGTGGCTTTTGGGAACATGCAGGAGGAATTGATGTGTCCTTGTCTCCCTCCAGTTTTGGACAAGCTAACACTCGG GCTTTTGATATCCTGCTGCGGAAGTTACAAAAATATGTTCCGTATGGAGCATCTGTCACTGATTTGTATGCAGGAGCTGGTGCAATTGGATTATCATTGGCAGCCACTAGGAAATGCAG ATCTGTTAAATGTGTTGAGGTTAACAAAGAGTCAAAGCTGTCTTTTGAGAAGACAGTTGAACGCCTTCCAAACTATGTAGATAGCAGCATTAGTTGGCATCTTGCAGACACTTCAGTT GAACCTCTTTCTTGGCTCATGGGGTCAGAAGTAGTTGTTGTAGATCCTCCTAGAAAGGGACTCGATGCATCTCTTCTTGATGTATTACGGACTATATCGTCACTGGAGCGCAAGGCTAAATCAGCACCTGAGAG CTCTTATTCAAAGGTCAAAGATGAGAAAAGACCATGGGTGTTACGTGCAATGAAAGATTCAGTTCAAATTGGAAGCAAGCCAGCTCTTGAGGGCTCAGAATCACTGCCTCAAACACTTATTTATATAAGCTGTGGATGGGAAAGCTTCAAAGAG GATTGCAAGTCATTGTTATCTAGTAAGAAATGGCGTCTGGAAAAGGCTCATGGTTTTAACTTCTTTCCTGGCACCCAAAG CATCGAAATTTTAGCTGTGTTCAAGAGGGGCCAACGAGCAGgtctcaagaaaaagaaatccgggaagaagaaaaaacgcTTATGA
- the LOC18095261 gene encoding uncharacterized protein LOC18095261 isoform X1 has product MPLCLLPNRLLPLPYCPLITCHASPAALRSSPSSPPPTLPNLLNNTTPVPSLSCALQCPHFQSCSGCTHELNLHRPIIVDEADQFFKSVGVSDFDFDSSRLWGWRSRAKLAVRGSSMKPLIGLYEEGTHNVVDIPHCKAHHPNINAAVELLRQGVTKLNIEPYDEDEGTGELRYVQMAVTTYNTSLPAPERYKNGKVQVSLVWNSRNENSHNFEKLNALANFLWRNGGPKSDVRFIHSVWANFQTSTNNIIFGNRWRHLLGESGFWEHAGGIDVSLSPSSFGQANTRAFDILLRKLQKYVPYGASVTDLYAGAGAIGLSLAATRKCRSVKCVEVNKESKLSFEKTVERLPNYVDSSISWHLADTSVEPLSWLMGSEVVVVDPPRKGLDASLLDVLRTISSLERKAKSAPESSYSKVKDEKRPWVLRAMKDSVQIGSKPALEGSESLPQTLIYISCGWESFKEDCKSLLSSKKWRLEKAHGFNFFPGTQSTIHLTVFDATGTAFPDLVQILLPTIEFLNKILALAFGVFAPTNI; this is encoded by the exons ATGCCTCTGTGCCTCCTCCCTAACCGCCTGTTACCTTTACCTTACTGTCCTCTCATCACCTGCCACGCGTCACCAGCGGCACTCCGTTCCTCTCCCTCCTCGCCACCACCAACACTCCCTAACCTCCTCAACAACACAACCCCCGTCCCCTCCCTATCCTGCGCCCTCCAGTGTCCTCACTTCCAATC CTGCTCTGGTTGCACGCATGAACTCAATCTCCACCGTCCGATTATCGTCGACGAGGCTGATCAATTTTTTAAGAGTGTAGGAGTTTCAGATTTCGATTTTGATAGCAGTAGACTg TGGGGATGGAGGAGTCGGGCAAAACTGGCCGTTCGTGGTTCCTCGATGAAGCCGCTGATTGGGCTTTATGAAGAAGGCACTCATAACGTAGTAGACATCCCCCATTGTAAag CTCATCATCCGAATATTAATGCGGCCGTTGAACTGCTGAGACAAG GTGTTACTAAGTTGAATATCGAGCCATACGATGAAGATGAGGGGACAGGCGAATTGCGATATGTTCAG ATGGCCGTGACGACTTACAATACGTCTCTTCCTGCCCCAGAGAGATATAAAAATG GTAAGGTGCAGGTCTCCTTAGTTTGGAATTCGAGAAATGAGAATTctcataattttgaaaaattaaatgccTTGGCTAAT TTTTTATGGAGGAATGGGGGACCAAAGAGTGACGTCAGGTTTATTCACTCTGTATGGGCTAACTTTCAGACATCAACAAACAAT ATTATTTTTGGCAATAGATGGAGGCATCTTTTAGGAGAAAGTGGCTTTTGGGAACATGCAGGAGGAATTGATGTGTCCTTGTCTCCCTCCAGTTTTGGACAAGCTAACACTCGG GCTTTTGATATCCTGCTGCGGAAGTTACAAAAATATGTTCCGTATGGAGCATCTGTCACTGATTTGTATGCAGGAGCTGGTGCAATTGGATTATCATTGGCAGCCACTAGGAAATGCAG ATCTGTTAAATGTGTTGAGGTTAACAAAGAGTCAAAGCTGTCTTTTGAGAAGACAGTTGAACGCCTTCCAAACTATGTAGATAGCAGCATTAGTTGGCATCTTGCAGACACTTCAGTT GAACCTCTTTCTTGGCTCATGGGGTCAGAAGTAGTTGTTGTAGATCCTCCTAGAAAGGGACTCGATGCATCTCTTCTTGATGTATTACGGACTATATCGTCACTGGAGCGCAAGGCTAAATCAGCACCTGAGAG CTCTTATTCAAAGGTCAAAGATGAGAAAAGACCATGGGTGTTACGTGCAATGAAAGATTCAGTTCAAATTGGAAGCAAGCCAGCTCTTGAGGGCTCAGAATCACTGCCTCAAACACTTATTTATATAAGCTGTGGATGGGAAAGCTTCAAAGAG GATTGCAAGTCATTGTTATCTAGTAAGAAATGGCGTCTGGAAAAGGCTCATGGTTTTAACTTCTTTCCTGGCACCCAAAG TACGATTCACCTTACTGTTTTTGATGCAACTGGCACAGCATTTCCTGACTTGGTCCAAATCCTTCTTCCCACCATAGAATTCCTGAACAAAATTTTAGCACTTGCCTTTGGTGTCTTTGCTCCTACTAATATATAG